A window of the Bdellovibrio sp. ZAP7 genome harbors these coding sequences:
- a CDS encoding BON domain-containing protein, translated as MKRFLIFAALFLILSAQANAIPEGSVQEQEESAAETLEISDAIRALLKNDSTLSVGAQNVGIFEKHNCIILKGSVKSAEEQAKIGKIAEEASPGMKIINDTKVR; from the coding sequence ATGAAAAGATTTTTGATATTTGCGGCTCTGTTTCTAATATTGAGTGCTCAGGCAAACGCGATTCCTGAAGGCTCGGTCCAGGAACAAGAAGAATCAGCAGCAGAAACTTTGGAAATCAGCGATGCGATCCGCGCTCTTCTAAAGAATGATTCCACTCTCTCTGTCGGCGCTCAAAATGTCGGTATCTTTGAAAAACACAACTGCATCATTCTAAAAGGCTCTGTTAAATCCGCAGAAGAGCAAGCCAAGATCGGTAAAATCGCCGAAGAAGCCAGCCCCGGAATGAAAATCATCAACGACACCAAAGTTCGCTAA